The Microcoleus sp. AS-A8 genome has a window encoding:
- a CDS encoding DUF4359 domain-containing protein: MKFLQVVAAMGGVALIGLGVSMALTNPGKDSYEQYAVETLSTYLKDEACMQAPSVFGNALRSQCKSLVDTGRPQIEQILTQSTQQYNFVFFSVYRTNLDIGPFLPAYQFDTLGVFQNFYIYRAEEK, from the coding sequence ATGAAGTTTTTACAGGTTGTTGCAGCAATGGGTGGAGTCGCTCTAATTGGGCTGGGAGTGTCGATGGCACTTACCAATCCCGGTAAGGACTCCTATGAGCAGTATGCAGTTGAGACACTCAGCACCTATCTCAAAGACGAAGCCTGTATGCAAGCCCCCAGCGTCTTCGGGAACGCCCTCCGTAGTCAATGTAAATCTCTAGTTGACACGGGACGCCCGCAAATCGAGCAAATTCTTACCCAATCGACACAGCAGTATAACTTTGTTTTTTTCAGTGTTTATCGCACCAATTTAGACATTGGCCCCTTCTTACCTGCTTATCAGTTTGATACATTGGGAGTTTTTCAAAACTTTTACATCTATCGGGCGGAGGAAAAGTAA
- a CDS encoding sirohydrochlorin chelatase, giving the protein MLTIVRGELKILKIALPLSSAYLLISHGSRDPRPHQAMERLAEQVRSQLETRRWRQGEPGGIQYMHFLNSPLSQPLVPNQELLPRNRDGSFQANRVLQRAEAKPVTPTVVSRKCQYPLVGTATLELADTPLHEQIRQFARTAVAGACNQIQLLPLFLLPGVHVREDIPAEVALAQRDLGEAVVLNMRPHVGDHPGLGRLLVSQWSGVDTDAKILLSHGSRRVGGNQPVEAVARELGAVAAYWSVQPTLEEQIKVLVARGHKRIGILPYFLFPGGITDAIAQKLDILQTEFPTVKLTLGEPIGTSDILANLIVDLIEP; this is encoded by the coding sequence GTGCTTACAATTGTACGAGGTGAATTAAAAATTTTAAAGATAGCATTGCCATTATCATCGGCTTATCTCCTAATTTCTCATGGTAGTCGCGATCCGCGCCCCCATCAGGCTATGGAAAGATTGGCGGAGCAAGTACGCTCTCAGTTGGAAACTAGGCGCTGGCGACAAGGAGAACCAGGGGGTATCCAGTATATGCATTTCCTGAACTCCCCCTTATCCCAGCCCTTAGTCCCTAATCAAGAGTTATTGCCTAGAAATCGCGATGGGTCTTTCCAGGCGAATCGCGTCTTACAACGAGCTGAAGCCAAGCCAGTAACGCCAACAGTGGTGAGTCGTAAGTGTCAGTATCCCCTCGTAGGGACAGCGACCTTGGAACTGGCTGATACTCCATTACACGAGCAAATTCGGCAATTTGCCAGGACGGCTGTTGCGGGTGCTTGCAATCAGATCCAGTTATTGCCGTTATTTCTGCTACCAGGAGTGCATGTGAGGGAGGATATCCCCGCAGAAGTGGCGCTGGCACAGCGAGATTTGGGTGAAGCGGTGGTACTCAACATGCGCCCTCACGTTGGTGATCACCCCGGTTTAGGCAGACTGTTGGTTAGCCAATGGTCCGGGGTAGACACGGACGCTAAGATTTTGTTATCTCATGGGAGCCGACGTGTGGGTGGGAATCAGCCGGTAGAGGCTGTGGCACGGGAATTGGGCGCAGTGGCGGCTTACTGGTCGGTACAGCCAACGCTGGAGGAGCAGATTAAAGTTTTGGTGGCAAGGGGTCACAAGCGAATTGGGATTTTGCCTTACTTTCTTTTTCCAGGGGGAATTACGGATGCGATCGCACAAAAGCTTGACATTTTACAGACCGAGTTTCCTACCGTAAAACTAACTTTGGGTGAGCCGATTGGCACAAGTGATATATTGGCAAATTTGATTGTGGATTTGATTGAGCCATGA
- the cobA gene encoding uroporphyrinogen-III C-methyltransferase, which yields MNHRVTDSTEVERNRVLGKVYLVGAGPGDPGLMTLKGKGLLECADVVIYDALVSPLILAMINPQAEKIDAGKRKGRHSKFQEETTQLLIEKAQSHAVVVRLKGGDPFVFGRGGEEMEDLLQAGVAVEVVPGVTSGIAAPAYAGIPLTHRAYSSSVTFVTGHESAGKYRPKVNWSAIAHGSETIVIYMGVHNLPYIVSELREAGLSDQTPVGLIRWGTRPDQEELFGSLGTIVAQVEETQFEAPAIAVIGDVVQLHHVLSAVAHPKIQN from the coding sequence ATGAACCACAGAGTCACAGACAGCACAGAGGTAGAGAGGAACAGAGTTTTGGGTAAGGTTTATCTGGTGGGTGCAGGGCCAGGAGACCCTGGGCTGATGACGCTGAAAGGGAAGGGATTGTTGGAGTGTGCGGATGTGGTGATTTATGACGCTCTGGTTAGTCCCCTAATTTTAGCCATGATTAATCCCCAAGCTGAAAAAATTGATGCGGGGAAGCGCAAAGGGCGTCATTCTAAGTTTCAGGAGGAGACGACGCAGCTATTGATTGAAAAGGCGCAGTCCCATGCAGTGGTAGTGCGACTTAAGGGAGGTGATCCATTTGTATTCGGGCGCGGCGGCGAAGAGATGGAGGATTTATTACAGGCAGGGGTAGCGGTGGAAGTGGTGCCTGGAGTGACTTCGGGAATTGCCGCTCCAGCTTATGCCGGAATTCCTTTAACCCATCGTGCTTATAGTTCCTCCGTGACATTTGTCACGGGTCATGAGTCGGCAGGAAAGTATCGCCCCAAAGTAAATTGGAGTGCGATCGCCCATGGCTCAGAAACGATTGTGATTTATATGGGGGTTCACAATTTACCCTACATTGTTAGCGAACTCAGGGAAGCGGGATTGAGTGACCAGACGCCAGTTGGACTCATTCGTTGGGGAACGCGACCCGATCAGGAAGAACTATTCGGCAGTTTGGGAACGATTGTCGCCCAAGTGGAGGAGACACAATTTGAAGCTCCTGCGATCGCCGTGATTGGGGATGTCGTTCAGTTACATCATGTTTTATCAGCGGTAGCACACCCTAAAATCCAAAATTAA
- a CDS encoding tetratricopeptide repeat protein: MINQVLNNRYRIVRVLGSGTSGLIYLAADIHHPDFPVCVIRQLKLPKKNSIALTRLQFLLERKPDVLDRLAQNHPSSEILDYFVEDQKFYLVEEYVPGHPLNSQTESSSLQSEDQGVLRLQEMFKMLGSTNTPTHRQSPTPASPPEAPDTEIDSVQPSPPPPPPPPAPHPKKPRFRKLLWLILAGGAVLALVAGFIVLLQSQNQTNAKSYYNQGVEKLKKEDRRGAIQDFDQAIRLNPNDPLAYGNRGNAHYDLGDYKAAIEDYSQMIRLEPNKAGAYYNRGLARYDLQDWQGAIEDFDHLIRLQPNDADAYYKRGITYFELKNYRAAIEDLNQVIRLNPKEAKAYVSRGLARSEAGEQREAMEDYTKALELEPKNAQAYYSRGRARFLLGDYGGAVEDYTQAIESDPKNAAAYTNRCSARLNLSAYQDAIVDCTQAIALNPNKDEPYNNRCIAYFNLKDYQNALQDCSQAIRFNPNNDTAYSNRGDIRRNLEDKQGALEDYTQAIRLNSNNSIAYSNRADARRDLGDEQGAIADYTDAIRLNPKNAFAYYGRALTHVAVGNKSEAITDFQEASRLFLNNGRIGGYNDAQFQLKKLQQ; this comes from the coding sequence ATGATCAATCAGGTTTTAAATAATCGTTATCGCATCGTTAGGGTTTTAGGCTCAGGGACTTCGGGACTCATCTATCTGGCGGCAGATATTCACCATCCCGATTTTCCGGTTTGTGTAATTAGACAGTTAAAGCTGCCCAAGAAAAACTCGATTGCCTTGACCCGTCTGCAATTTTTGCTCGAACGGAAGCCAGATGTTTTGGATCGATTGGCACAAAATCATCCGTCTTCCGAGATATTAGATTATTTTGTGGAAGACCAAAAGTTTTATTTGGTGGAAGAATATGTTCCGGGTCATCCCTTAAACTCGCAAACCGAATCCAGTTCTCTGCAATCGGAAGACCAAGGCGTTCTTCGGTTACAAGAAATGTTCAAGATGTTGGGTTCGACCAATACGCCGACACACAGACAATCACCGACACCTGCCTCTCCCCCAGAAGCACCCGATACAGAGATTGACAGTGTACAGCCGTCTCCCCCTCCTCCCCCTCCTCCCCCTGCTCCTCATCCGAAAAAACCTCGGTTTCGCAAACTCCTCTGGCTGATTCTGGCAGGGGGAGCCGTTCTAGCGCTTGTTGCGGGATTCATAGTATTGCTTCAAAGTCAAAATCAGACCAATGCCAAATCTTATTACAACCAAGGTGTTGAAAAACTGAAGAAAGAGGATCGCCGAGGAGCGATTCAGGATTTTGACCAGGCTATTCGCCTCAATCCAAACGATCCCTTAGCTTATGGCAACCGGGGAAATGCTCACTACGATTTAGGCGATTATAAGGCGGCAATTGAAGATTACAGCCAGATGATTCGTCTCGAACCAAATAAAGCGGGGGCTTATTATAATCGGGGGCTTGCCCGTTACGATTTGCAAGATTGGCAAGGCGCAATTGAGGATTTTGACCACTTAATTCGCCTACAGCCAAATGATGCCGATGCCTACTATAAACGGGGTATTACTTACTTTGAACTGAAAAATTATCGAGCGGCGATTGAAGACCTCAATCAGGTGATTCGACTCAATCCCAAGGAGGCTAAGGCTTACGTTTCTAGGGGACTAGCGCGCTCTGAGGCCGGTGAGCAACGGGAGGCGATGGAGGACTATACCAAAGCGCTGGAATTAGAACCGAAGAATGCTCAGGCTTATTACAGTCGAGGCAGAGCCAGATTTCTGTTGGGAGATTATGGAGGAGCGGTGGAAGATTACACCCAAGCCATCGAATCCGATCCCAAGAATGCGGCAGCTTATACCAATCGCTGTAGTGCGCGGTTAAATCTGAGCGCTTATCAGGATGCGATCGTCGATTGTACCCAGGCCATTGCCCTTAATCCCAACAAGGACGAACCTTATAATAATCGGTGTATTGCTTACTTCAATCTGAAAGATTATCAAAATGCCCTCCAAGATTGCTCTCAAGCAATTCGGTTTAATCCGAATAACGACACGGCTTATAGTAATCGCGGAGATATTCGCCGCAATTTAGAAGATAAGCAAGGCGCGCTGGAAGATTACACCCAAGCAATCCGGCTGAATTCTAATAATAGTATTGCTTATAGTAATCGAGCGGATGCTCGCCGGGATTTAGGAGATGAGCAAGGTGCGATCGCCGATTACACCGATGCGATTCGGCTTAATCCCAAAAATGCTTTTGCTTACTATGGTCGAGCCTTAACTCATGTGGCGGTAGGCAATAAGTCGGAAGCGATCACCGATTTTCAGGAAGCTTCCAGACTCTTTTTAAATAATGGCAGGATTGGTGGCTATAACGATGCTCAGTTTCAGCTCAAAAAACTTCAACAATAG
- a CDS encoding serine/threonine-protein kinase: protein MTYCVTPGCLSPQNPDSARYCLSCGTKLWLKERYRSIKPIGSGGFGKTFLAVDEHIPSKPQCVIKQLYLQHPNSLVAKKATELFRQEAVRLDELGKHAQIPTLWAHFEQNRQLYLVQELINGQTIKQELEAKGTYNEAQIWQLLQDLLPVLQYIHGNKVIHRDIKPANIIRRREDKKLVLIDFGVAKLLSDTAFWQTGTITGSPEYMPPEQIKGKVFPASDLYSLGVTCIHLLTEISPLDLFDSINGCWVWRDFLPSEKRVSDRLGKILDKLLQNPIKDRFKSADSVLQYLNFNPKIIYNHKRGINGQALVSKVGVDYTLLQNLLTRNKWQEADQQTWILLCQALGKRLGYYLTSGDIEKLPCEDLWLIDQLWVKYSNRRFGLSIQKYIYEDVGKDYPSFCERVGWPIHNPSDLDSSLTFNRRAPIGHLPSRRWIGGYCWWNHASVLAEKLEECGIT from the coding sequence ATGACTTATTGTGTCACTCCTGGATGTCTTTCTCCTCAAAATCCAGATTCAGCTCGATATTGTCTCAGCTGTGGCACTAAATTATGGCTCAAAGAGCGATATCGCTCGATTAAACCCATTGGTTCTGGTGGATTTGGCAAAACATTTTTAGCGGTGGATGAGCATATTCCCTCCAAACCTCAGTGTGTGATTAAGCAACTCTACCTTCAGCATCCAAACAGTTTGGTTGCCAAAAAAGCCACGGAACTGTTCCGGCAAGAAGCCGTGCGATTAGATGAACTGGGCAAACATGCCCAAATTCCCACTCTTTGGGCACACTTTGAACAAAATCGACAGCTTTATCTGGTACAGGAGTTAATTAATGGACAAACTATTAAGCAAGAATTAGAAGCTAAAGGTACTTATAACGAAGCACAAATTTGGCAATTATTGCAAGATCTGTTACCAGTTTTACAATATATTCATGGCAATAAAGTCATTCATCGGGATATTAAGCCCGCCAACATTATCCGCCGTCGCGAGGATAAAAAATTGGTATTGATTGATTTTGGCGTGGCTAAGCTTCTTTCTGATACAGCCTTCTGGCAAACAGGCACAATTACGGGCAGTCCGGAATATATGCCCCCCGAACAGATTAAAGGAAAAGTCTTTCCTGCGAGTGATCTCTATAGTTTAGGTGTGACTTGTATCCACTTGCTAACTGAGATTTCGCCGCTGGATTTGTTTGATTCAATTAATGGCTGTTGGGTGTGGCGTGATTTCTTGCCATCGGAAAAGCGTGTAAGCGATCGGCTGGGTAAAATCTTGGATAAGTTATTGCAAAATCCGATTAAAGATCGCTTTAAATCAGCTGATTCTGTCTTGCAATATTTGAATTTCAATCCTAAAATAATCTATAATCATAAACGCGGGATTAATGGTCAAGCTTTAGTTTCAAAAGTAGGTGTTGACTACACGTTATTGCAAAATTTATTAACCCGAAATAAATGGCAAGAAGCAGACCAACAAACCTGGATTCTTCTGTGTCAAGCGTTAGGCAAGCGATTGGGTTATTACCTAACCAGTGGCGATATTGAAAAATTGCCCTGTGAGGATTTGTGGCTCATTGACCAGCTTTGGGTCAAGTACAGTAACAGGCGTTTTGGCTTAAGCATCCAGAAGTATATCTATGAAGATGTAGGAAAAGATTATCCCAGTTTTTGTGAGCGCGTGGGTTGGCCTATCCACAATCCGTCTGATCTCGATTCCTCATTAACATTTAATCGGAGAGCACCGATAGGACATTTGCCCTCACGGCGATGGATTGGTGGCTACTGTTGGTGGAATCATGCCAGTGTTTTAGCCGAAAAACTTGAAGAATGCGGCATTACTTAG
- a CDS encoding serine/threonine-protein kinase, with product MSSDPKWKFWKPNPTSPPTQRTKHQTKTGTSTSAGFERWFKTNGLGHLLVGVWALSGAIATALNGSLVQSMERQAQTLFFQLRGSVPAPNNIVILAIDDDSMTQWQNSYQVDPKSAVDLEAIKNWPWKREAYAIAIERVMAAGAKAVALDIVLDLPSSYGEADDAALQRVLQKYAGRVTLAASYEEDETRPGDSTKLLQPGSFLQTNPMSVGSINYFIEPNGRIHRHGKEFPKRLAQQYSDPELAKAFAQIVATVPSFDEAILQAAGLRYPQPQGDTIFFYGSANSFEIIPFWNVLDPSNWNSYLQQGQYFKDKIVLIGPTATLLQDFHPTPFSESLWYPQRMSGVELHAHAIATLLQGRSIAEAIPNPSHRGMSVFIGVVGAGFLITRIKNLPVRLGLAAGAVFAWGGMSYALFVYSRVILPTSIPVLAIALSSLSYGTLGSIRDYFKQLKIRRTIKQYSSSPIVREMISQTDEFEGLLEERELDMLGTLLGGRYKTIDPLGSGGFGKTWIAEDTQRPGNPRCVVKVLSPASNNPKMWELARRLFIKEAEILEKLGQHDQIPQLLAHFEEGIEFCLVQELVVGRPLTHELPILVPLSEAKVIEILQELLVVLKFIHSHGVIHRDIKPDNIIRRQSDGKLVLIDFGAVKELNIQLTEGEQQTELTIGIGTKGYMPNEQAAGNPKYNSDIYALGMIAIQALTLTHPAHLPSSPVTGEVMWEDQTTVNPKLAAIIKKMVRYNFRARYQSATEVLEALKPLSAALPPNLSNSSKVKDKARSNSSSSEDTPLQNPRDSTHIWSEAATPQDVQDSTHIWSDAATPQDVQDSTHIWSDAATPQDDAEDSTHIWSDATTPQDDAEDSTMSKKDQAEE from the coding sequence ATGTCGAGCGATCCCAAGTGGAAATTCTGGAAACCTAACCCAACCTCTCCTCCAACTCAACGAACAAAGCATCAGACAAAGACAGGGACTTCAACGTCCGCAGGGTTTGAGCGCTGGTTTAAGACAAATGGGTTGGGTCACCTGTTGGTTGGGGTCTGGGCGCTCTCAGGCGCGATCGCAACGGCTCTGAATGGGAGTCTGGTGCAATCGATGGAACGACAAGCCCAGACGTTGTTCTTCCAACTCCGAGGTTCAGTCCCAGCCCCAAACAACATTGTGATTTTAGCGATCGATGATGACTCCATGACTCAATGGCAGAATTCGTATCAGGTCGATCCTAAAAGCGCAGTGGACTTGGAGGCGATCAAAAATTGGCCTTGGAAACGCGAGGCATATGCCATTGCCATTGAGCGAGTCATGGCGGCTGGAGCAAAAGCTGTCGCGTTAGATATTGTTTTGGATCTTCCCAGCAGTTACGGTGAGGCAGACGATGCCGCATTGCAACGGGTACTGCAAAAGTATGCAGGTCGAGTCACCCTAGCCGCCAGTTACGAAGAAGATGAAACTCGACCGGGTGATTCGACTAAACTCCTCCAGCCTGGTTCTTTCCTTCAAACAAATCCAATGTCTGTTGGTTCAATTAACTATTTTATTGAGCCTAATGGCAGGATTCATCGTCACGGTAAGGAGTTTCCTAAACGTTTAGCGCAACAATATTCAGACCCCGAACTGGCAAAAGCCTTTGCTCAAATTGTTGCCACAGTTCCCTCGTTTGATGAGGCAATCTTACAAGCGGCTGGACTGCGTTACCCTCAACCGCAAGGTGACACAATTTTCTTCTATGGTTCCGCCAATAGCTTTGAGATTATTCCATTCTGGAATGTCCTCGATCCCAGTAACTGGAATAGCTATCTCCAACAGGGACAGTATTTCAAAGACAAAATTGTCCTAATTGGGCCAACAGCAACTTTATTGCAAGACTTTCACCCCACACCTTTTTCGGAAAGCTTGTGGTATCCCCAACGGATGAGTGGAGTGGAACTCCATGCCCATGCGATCGCCACCTTACTACAGGGACGTTCCATTGCGGAAGCCATACCTAATCCCTCGCACAGAGGGATGTCCGTCTTCATCGGGGTTGTTGGGGCGGGATTTTTAATCACGAGAATCAAGAACCTGCCAGTGCGCCTCGGATTAGCCGCAGGGGCGGTATTCGCCTGGGGAGGAATGAGTTATGCCTTGTTTGTTTATAGTCGTGTCATTTTACCCACTAGCATTCCAGTATTAGCGATCGCACTCTCATCCCTCTCTTACGGCACCCTTGGCTCAATTCGGGATTATTTCAAGCAACTCAAAATCCGTCGCACCATCAAGCAATACTCTTCCTCACCCATCGTTCGGGAAATGATCTCTCAGACGGACGAATTTGAAGGACTCTTGGAAGAGAGGGAACTGGATATGTTGGGCACTCTTTTAGGTGGGCGCTACAAAACCATCGACCCACTCGGTTCGGGAGGATTTGGTAAGACCTGGATCGCAGAAGATACCCAACGCCCTGGTAATCCTCGATGCGTTGTTAAGGTACTCAGCCCTGCTAGTAATAATCCCAAAATGTGGGAACTCGCACGACGGTTATTTATCAAAGAAGCTGAAATTTTGGAGAAGCTGGGTCAACATGACCAAATCCCTCAACTGCTTGCTCATTTTGAAGAAGGTATCGAATTTTGTTTAGTTCAAGAATTGGTTGTTGGTCGTCCTCTAACCCATGAACTGCCGATACTGGTGCCACTTTCTGAAGCCAAAGTCATTGAGATTTTGCAAGAGCTTTTAGTGGTTTTGAAATTTATTCACTCTCATGGAGTCATTCACCGAGATATTAAACCCGACAACATTATCCGACGACAATCTGATGGCAAATTAGTTCTGATTGATTTTGGCGCTGTTAAAGAACTCAATATTCAATTAACCGAGGGTGAACAACAAACGGAATTAACGATAGGAATTGGCACAAAAGGTTATATGCCTAACGAACAAGCCGCAGGCAATCCAAAATACAATAGCGACATTTATGCTCTGGGCATGATTGCGATCCAAGCCTTGACTCTAACTCATCCTGCTCACTTGCCGTCTAGCCCTGTAACCGGAGAAGTCATGTGGGAGGATCAAACAACCGTTAACCCTAAATTGGCAGCGATTATCAAGAAAATGGTTCGTTACAATTTCCGCGCTCGCTATCAGTCTGCAACAGAGGTATTGGAAGCGCTAAAACCCTTGAGTGCAGCGTTGCCTCCAAATTTATCTAACAGTTCTAAGGTCAAGGATAAAGCACGTAGTAACTCTTCCTCCTCAGAGGATACTCCCTTGCAGAATCCTCGCGATTCAACACATATATGGTCTGAGGCGGCTACACCTCAAGATGTGCAGGATTCAACACATATATGGTCTGACGCGGCTACACCTCAAGATGTGCAGGATTCAACACATATATGGTCTGACGCGGCTACACCCCAAGACGATGCAGAAGACTCGACACATATATGGTCTGACGCGACTACACCGCAAGACGATGCAGAAGACTCGACAATGTCTAAAAAGGATCAGGCTGAAGAATGA
- a CDS encoding manganese catalase family protein, which produces MFFHKKLIMHPVKVDAPNPQFAQLLLEQFGGATGELTAALQYWVQSFHCENAGIRDMLQDIAIEEFSHLEVVGRLIESHTKNTDQTEAYKSTLFSLRGIGPHFLDSQGNAWSAKYINEGGDVVRDLRCDIAAEAGARQTYEELIKMAPDKGTKDTLVFLLTREISHTQMFMKALESLGKLTDPFFGNIQPDETVNLYFNLSSDGQGEPLAPTNHGSDERGPWNSEPNFKYIANPLEQMKQHAN; this is translated from the coding sequence ATGTTTTTTCACAAAAAACTAATCATGCATCCGGTAAAAGTCGATGCACCCAATCCTCAGTTTGCCCAACTGCTTTTAGAACAGTTTGGTGGAGCCACGGGTGAGCTTACAGCCGCTTTGCAATACTGGGTGCAGTCGTTTCATTGTGAAAACGCCGGTATTCGGGATATGCTCCAAGATATTGCCATAGAAGAGTTTAGCCATTTAGAGGTAGTTGGCCGACTCATCGAAAGTCACACCAAAAATACAGACCAAACAGAAGCCTATAAGAGTACATTGTTTTCCCTGCGAGGCATTGGTCCCCACTTTTTAGACTCTCAAGGCAATGCTTGGTCAGCTAAATACATCAATGAGGGGGGTGATGTTGTACGTGACTTGCGCTGTGATATTGCCGCTGAAGCAGGAGCACGTCAGACTTACGAAGAATTGATTAAAATGGCACCGGATAAAGGAACCAAAGATACTCTCGTTTTTCTCCTAACCCGTGAGATTTCTCATACCCAGATGTTTATGAAGGCATTGGAGTCCTTGGGTAAACTCACTGACCCCTTCTTTGGCAATATTCAGCCGGATGAAACCGTCAATCTTTACTTCAACTTGTCCAGTGATGGTCAAGGAGAACCTCTTGCACCAACCAATCATGGTTCAGATGAGCGTGGCCCTTGGAATTCGGAGCCGAATTTTAAGTATATTGCCAATCCGCTAGAGCAGATGAAGCAACACGCTAATTAA